DNA from Amorphoplanes friuliensis DSM 7358:
GCACCGAAATCCAGCAGCCCACCCCGGTTGGTAAACACTTACTAACCGGGGAAGGCGTCCAGCTAACCGGGGAAGGCGTCCAGCTCACTCGCTGCCCACGCCGGCCGGCCGCGGAGCGAGCACCCCGCGACCGGCCAGGTGACGTCAGGCAGCCGGCAGCTCGTAAGCCCCAGCGTCAGTCCCCGTCCCAGCAGTGCGCGCGACGTGGTCCAGGTCCCAAGTGCTGCCGTAAGCCGACACCCCGCGGTCCTTCGCCGGCGAGCCCGCCCGCAGGTGATAATCACCCGAGCCGACAAACAGCGGGTCCGCTGTCACCGACGTCGGCGCGATCCCCTGGCCGGTGTTGGCGTCCGACCAGATGTCGTTTCCCCAGGCACCGGGCCGGTAGACGTTGTGGCCTTCGTCGATCTTCTGGTCGCCGCTCCAGCCCGCATAGTCCGCCTGCACGATGTTGTTGTGCAGGAACGCGGTAGCACCGGTCCCGACGACAACACCCTTGGAATCAGCGCCGAGCAGTACAACGGTGTTGTTGAACATCCGCGTGTTCAGCACCGGGCCGAACTTGCCGTTGCCCTGGGCGTTGAAGCCGATTGCTTCGTCGATCCCGGCGTTCGCGGCGATCAGGTTGTTGTGGAAGGTCGTGTTGCGGGTTTCCGCGTGGCCGATCTCGGAGAACGTCTGGTTGTCGATCGACCGGTTGTGGTGCACCACGGTGCCCACCGCGCCGTAGATTTCCACGGCTGAGCCGTCCTCGTCGAAGTCGGCGGAGGGGCCGATGTTGCCGCTCATGGTGTTCTCGTCGATCTCGACGCCGTGGGCTTTCAGGACGACCACGCCGCTGGCGCCGTAGTCGTCGGTGGATCCTTGCGCCTTGCCCAGGCCGTCCGGGTTGATGACGGTCTTGTTGTCGACCAGGCGGCTGGCGGTCAGGTGCAGCCGGTCGGCGCCGTCCTCGGCCTGTACGCCGATCGCGTTGCCACTGGCGGTGATCCGCTGGACCAGGGCATCCGCGCCGAACACGCGCATGCCGATCTTGTATTCGTCGCCGGCGTTGCGGACCTGGATGTCCTGCACGGTCACGAACGGGGCGTTGACAACCACCGGGTAGCGCTGACCTTCGCCGTCGAAGATCGGGTCGGTGTCCGTGCCGTAGGCGCCGTAGGTCACCCGTGCGGTGGTGTTGCCGGGTTGTCCCGCGGTGAGCGTCTCGCCGGTGAAGGTCTGCCCGCTCTTGAACAGCACCGAGTCGCCGGGTGCCAGCGTGGCGTCGTTGACCCGGCCGATGGTCTGCCACGCGGCGTCGGCCGACGTGCCGGCGTTGGTGTCGTCACCGTCTGCAGCGTCGACGTAGTACGTGCGGCCGGGCACCGCCGACGCGAAGCTGACGTGGTCGACGAACAGTTCGCGCGCACCGCACGTGGCGGCGTTGTAGTACGGGTTGGTGAAGTCGATGCGCACGGTATGGGGGCCGGCGGCCCAGGTGCCGCGGAACGGGATGGTCGTCCAGTTGGTCGGCTCGACCGTGGCGGTCTGCACAAAAACGCCGTCCACGTGGACACGGATCCACGGGGGTTCGGCGCCGCACAGTTCCTGCCGGACGCGGACCCGGACCGCCGTCGCCGGGGCGGTGGTCGTGACGGGCACCTCGAGGCTTGCGCGGTCCCAGATCTCGGCGGCGTGGCCGCCGCCGGCCGTGACGTCGGCCGGGAATGCGCCGTTGGCCGCCGGTGTGATCCGGCCGGTCTCGGCCTCGCCGCGCGCGTCGGCGAAGGCTGCCGTCGGCGGCACAAGGAACACCGCGCCCGCCGTGGCCAGGACGGTAGAAACCACAGTGGACATGGTTGATTTAAAAGGCAAGACGATTCCCCCGTGATCGGTCGCAGTAAATGCGAACAGCCCGGAGTTTCGCACACACGGCCGGCCGGGTGTCGATCACACCCGGCCGGCCACCTACCTCAGTTGGCGGTGAAGGTGTAGCTGCCCGAGGGCAGCGTGTAGGACGCCGTGCCGCCCGCGTATCCCTGGGCGACAGCCTCAGCCGGAGCTGTGACGGCCGCCGCGGAAGACGCCGGGACCTTGACCGTTGCTGTGGCGTTAGGCGGGACGACCACCTTCAGCGTCAGCGTGGAGCCGCTGCGGGTCCACTCCGAGCGCGTCTGCCCGTACCCGGTGAGGAGCGAGGCGGTCGCGGAGGTGAGTGTGCCGCCGGGTTTGGGGGCGATCAGCACCTGCTTGTATCCGGGTGCGGCCGGGCCGACGCCGCCGACCGTGCGGTAGAGCCAGTCGCCGACCGAGCCGAGGCCGTAGTGGTTGAAGGAGTTCATGCCCACGTCCTGGAGGCTCCCGTCGGTGCGGATCCCGTCCCAGCGCTCCCAGATCGTGGTCGCGCCGCGCGAGTTCATGTAACCCCAGCCGGGATAGTCCGGCTGCTGGAGGATCTGGTACGCCGTGGCCGCGTGCCCGTACTCGGCGAGCACGGGCAGCAGATTTTCCACGCCCATGAAGCCGACCGACAGGTGACCGTTGCGTGCGGCCACCTTGGCGGCGAGCTTGTCCGCCACCGCCTGCGTACGGCCCGACGGCACCAGCCCGAACCCGAGCGCGAGCACGTACCCGGTCTGGCTGTTGTTGCCCACGGTCCCGTCGGCCGCGACGAAGCGGTTGGTGAACGCCGCGCCGATCTGGTCGGCGAGGGTGCCGTAGGAGTTCGCCTCCGCCGTACGCCCGGTGGCCGCGGCCATCCGGGAGAGCAGGCGGGCCGACCAGCCGAAGAACGCCGTGCTGGTGACGTCGTTGGGGGTGTTGTCGTCGACGTTGAGCCAGTCCCCGAACGTCTCGTGGTCGCGGATCAGGTCCGCGCCTGAGGTCGACCGGAGGTAGTCGACGTAGCGGGCCATGGCCGCGAAGTGCTGGTCCGCGACGGACAGATCGCCGTAGCGCTGCCAGATCGTGTAGGGCACGATGACACCCGCGTCGGCCCAGCCGGCCTTGCCCGCACCGTCGATGACGGCCGGTGCGACGTCCGTGAACGCGCCGTCGGCCCGCTGGGCGTCGACCAGGTCGTCAGCGAACTTGTCGAGCAGCCCGTGCGTGTCGAAGTTGTAGGTCGACGTCGCCCCGAAGGACGCGATGTCACCGGTCCAGCCGAGCCGTTCGTCACGCTGCGGGCAGTCGGTCGGGATCGACAGCATGTTGGAACGCGCACCCCAGAGGATGTTGTGCTGCAACTGGTTGACGAGCGGGTCGCTGGTGGTGAAGGTGCCGGTCTCGGCGCCGTCGGTCCACGCCGCGAGCCCGGTGAGGCTGTCCGCGGTCGGCGTCCCGGGGAATCCGGTCAGCTCGACGTAGCGGTAGCCGTGCACGGTGAAGTGCGGCTCGAAAACCTCCGCGGCACCCGTGCCGGCCAGCGTGAACGTGTCGGTGGCCTGGGCGGCACGCAGGTTGGCCGTGTAGAGCGTGCCGTCGGCGTTCAGGATCTCGCCGTGCCGCATCGTGATCCGCGTACCGGCCGGACCGGTCGCCCGCAGGCGGTTCCAGCCGGCGAAGTTCTGACCGAGGTCGGCGATCCACACACCCGGTTTCGGCTGCGTGATCGACTTCGGCCGCAGCTCCTGCTGCACGGTCACCCCCGGGTCGACCTGGGCGACCAGCGGCGGCTTGGCGCCGCTGCGGACCGTCACGGCCGTCCCGGCCGCCGACGAGATCCGCGCGTCCTGGTCCTCGCCGTGATACAGGTCGTCAGCGACGATCACGCTGGGTGCCGCGGACCACGAGCCATCGGTACGGATGTCAGCCCGCGTCCCGTCGGTGTACTCGATCGCCAGCTGCGCCGAGTACCACGGAGAAGTCCCGTAGCGCTGGCTTCCGGCAAAGCCGATGTTGCCGGAGTACCAGCCGTTGCCGACCAGCGCGCCGAGCGTGTTGTTGCCCTGCTTGATGCTCGCCGTGACGTCGTATCCGCGGTATTGCAGGCGCTTGTTGTAGTCGGTCCAGCCCGGGCCGAGCCGTTCGGCGCCGACCTTCGCGCCGTTGAGGTAGGTGTCGTGCAGGCCGAGCGCCGTCGCGAAGAGCCGGGCGCGGGCGACAGGCTTCCCGACCGCAAAACCCTTGCTCAGGTACGGCGTGGGATTGGGCACCGTGACCTGCGCACCCCACGGGCCGGCGCCGTACGCGGCGGTCACCTGCGCGGCCGGCCAGGCGCTGTCGTTGAAGCCGGGCTGTTCCCACCCGGACGGCCCGGACTGCGACGCCTTCCACGCGTTGCCGGTGGACACGGTGGTTCCGCCGACGGTCAGCTTGGCGACGATGCTCGCCGGGCTCGCGGTCGTGTTCGTGGCCGCGATCGCGATGGTGTTCGAGCCGGTACGCACCTGCGCGGTCACGTCCACTGTGGTGGCCCGCTTCCAGGCATCGGCGACGCGCCGCGAGGAGCTCACCTTCGCGCCGTTGACCCACACGTCGGCGGTGTCGTCGCCGGTCACGACCAGCGTCGCCTTACCGGTGCTCGCCAGGTCGAACGTACGCCGGAAGAAGCGGTCGGCGGCCGGTGCGCCGCCGGCCGGATCACCCTCGGGGTACCAGATCCACTCGGCGCCGGTGAGGTTCGCGCCACCGGGTGCGCCGATGAACGCGGCCTGCCACTCGGCGCCCGGGTCGAAGTATCCGGTGTCGAAGCGGGCGGACGGGCTCCACGGACTGGGCCGTCCCTGGGCGTCCCAGACGCGGACCCGCCAGTGGTAGGTGCGGTTGCTGGCCAGGGCGGGTCCGGCGTACGCGACGTCGATGCTCTGCCCGGAGGCGATCTGGCCGCTGTCCCACACGTCCGAACCGCCGGCGGTGGTGCCCACGGTGACCTGGTACCGGCCCTGGATCTGCCCCTTGTCGGCGGAGACGAGCCGCCAGCCGAAGCGCGGCTTGCGCGCGTCGATCCCGACCGGGTCGGCCCGGCGTTCGGTGGTCAGACCCGCGAGCGTCACCGGTGAACCGGCGGCGTTGTCGGGCCCGGCGACGTCCTGCCGCCACGGCCCCGCGCCGTACGCGCCGAGGTCCTTCGCGGCCACCCAGCTCTCGGGGACGGAATTTGCGGCCTGCCACGATCCGTCGGTGACGAGGTCGACGGTGCTCGCGGCGGTGGCGACCCGGAGGCGGCCGAGGACGCCGGCCGGTCCGGTGCTGGTGTTGCGCGCTGCCACTTGCAGGGTGTTTGTTCCCGATTTCAATGCGGAGGCCAGATCGACGTACCGGGCCCTCTTCCAGGAGTCCGTGGCACGGGGCGAACCGGCCAGATAGGTCCCGTTGAGCCAGACGTCGACCGTGTCGTCACCCGTGACGACCAGCTGCGCATCGGTGTACGGGCCGGCCGGTGCGGTGAAAGTGCGGCGCAGATAGCGGGTGGCGGCCGGGGCACTCTGCAGCGGATCACCTTCGGGGTACCAGATCCAATGTGCTCCGGTGACGCTGACCGGCGCGGTGACCAGGGCTTTCGGGGCCGGCGGCGCGGGAGCGGCGCTCGCCGGGTGGCTGATCGTGGCGAGCGCGGTGACAACCGCGGCCGCCAGGGCGACGTGTTTTCGGGCAGGGAGGGGTACGGACTTGGCCATGCGGTTCTCCTCGGTGGGGGGAGGTGCCGGCTCGAGCAATCAAAGCATTTAAACGTTTCAATGCCCCGACGTTACGAGCGTATGACGAACAGCAAGATCCACTCAAGGCTTCCGGGCTACGGTGGTCGGTGTGCAGGCACTCGAACTCGCCGACTACCGCGCTGCGGTGGCCCGCATCTACCTGACCGCGACCGACCTCGCCGACTTCCGCGCCCAGCGCGACAAGCTCTTCGCGAACCACCCGCAGTCCCCCATCCCCCGCGGCACCGCCTTCGAGGGCATCAACTACTTCCCGCCCACCGACGAGTTCATCGCCGACGTCGACCTCCGCGACGCGCCCGGCGAGATCGAGATCAACACGGACGGTCCCGACGGCGTGGTCCGGTACACCCGCGCCGGCATCCTCGACACCCCGTGGGGCGAGCTGTCGCTGTGGTGGCTGGCCGCGTACGGGGGAGGTCTGTTCCTGCCGGTCCGCGACACGACCTGCGGCCCGGAGTCCTACGGCGGCGGGCGCTACCTGACGGACACCGTCAAGGGCACCCATGGTCGCGGCGTGGAGATGCTGTCACCCACCCGCGTCCGCCTGGACTTCAACTACCTCTACAACCCGAGCTGCGCGTACGACGACCAGTGGCTCTGCCCCCTCGCACCGCCGGAGAACCGCCTGGCCGTCCCCGTGCGCGCCGGTGAGCTCAAGTACCACTGAGCGACGCGTCCGATTCGTTCAAGACGCGGCCGGAGATCGCCCCTAGCCTGATGCCATGACGGATTCCTTCGCCGCCGCCGCGCGGTTCGTGCAGTCCGAGGCGCGCGTGCTGGAGCAGCGCCTCTTCGCCACGCTGTTCCTCGGCGCACCGGCCTCCGGCGTGGTCGCCGCGCTGCGCGGATTCCAGAACGAGGACGGCGGCTTCGGACACGGACTCGAGCCCGACAAGCGGTGCCCGGCGAGCCTCCCGATCGACGTCGAGACGGCCCTGCGCACGTACGCGGCGGCCGGCGCCGACGAGCCTTCTTTGGTACGCCAGGCCTGTGACTTCTTACAGACCGTGACGAACGACGACGGCGCGGTGTCGCTGGCCGCGCCGGTCATCGAGGACTACCCCCGCGCCGAGCACTGGTCCGGCTGGACGTACGTGCCCGGCCCCAACCCGACCGCGGGACTGGCCGGCCTGCTGCACCGCATCGGCTTCGACCACCCGTGGCGTGACGCCGCAACCGCATACTGCTGGCAGATCCTCGAATCCGCCCCGCTGCCCGACGAGATCCACGCGGTCTCGGAAATCCTGGTCTTCCTCGAACACGTCGACGACCGCGAACGCGCCGACAAACACGCCCCCGCAGTCGTCGACCACCTCACCGCCATGGACATGTTCCACCTCGACCCGGCCGCCGAAGGCTACGGTCTGTCACCCCTGATCATCGCCCCGACCGCGGACTCCCGCTGGCGCCCCCTGTTCGACGACGTCATCAACGGCCACCTCGACCACCTCGAACGCTCCCAGGAGCCCGACGGCGGCTGGACGATCACCTGGGACCCGCCCAGCGCCGCCTCCCGCCTCGAATGGCGCGGTCACGTCACGGTCGAGGCGGTGCGCACACTCACCTCGTACGGCCGCCTGGCACCATCACCTGATGCGCGCGGTGATCTACGACCGGTTCGGTGACCTCCCCGAGGTCCGCACAGTCCCCGACCCCGAACCCCCACCCGGCGGCGTGGTCGTAGCCGTCCACGCCACCGGCCTCTGCCGCAGCGACTGGCACGGCTGGCGCGGCCACGACCCGGACATCCAGCTGCCCCACGTGCCGGGCCACGAATTCGCCGGAGTGATCGCCGGGGTCGGCGCAGGCGTCTCGGACTGGCAGGTCGGCGACCGCGTCACCGCGCCGTTCATCCTCGCCTGCGGCACCTGCCCGGCCTGCCAGGCGGGAGACCAGCAGGTCTGCCACCGCCAACTCCAGCCCGGTTTTACGCACTGGGGCTCGTTCGCCGAGTACGTGACGGTCCCTCACGCCATGACCAACCTGGTCCGCGTACCCGACGACCTGGACTTTGCCACTGCGGCCATCCTCGGCTGCCGCTTCGCCACGTCATTCCGCGCAGTGGTGGCCCAAGGCCGCGTCCGCGCGGGCGAGTGGGTCGCCGTGCATGGTTGCGGCGGCGTGGGGCTGTCAGCCGTCATGATCGCCGCCGCAGCCGGCGCCCAGGTGGTGGCGATCGACGTCTCAGATTCCGCACTGGCCCTGGCCGCCCGATCCGGCGCCACGACAACCTTGCTCGCGCCGTCAGTGGCCGCAATCCGCACAGCAACCTCGGGCGGCCCGCACTTGTCGATCGACGCCCTGGGCAGCCAGTCAACACTGACGGCATCGGTGGAAAGCCTCCGCCGTCGGGGGCGGCACGTACAGGTCGGCCTGCTCCCAGCGGTCTCCGGGCGTCCGACTGTGCCGATGGAGCTGGTGGTTGCCCACGAGCTGGAGTTGCTGGGCAGCCACGGGATGCAGGCGCACGCCTACGCCGACCTGCTGCCGCTGATCGCAGCCGGCAAACTCCGCCCCTCGGATCTGATCACGGGCGAGATCACGCTGGAGGATGCACCGGCGGCGATGGCTGCGATGGACGGCCCGGTTCCGCCTGGCGTCACCATCATCAGGCCGCCCACCCCTGGTCGGTAAACGCTGCCGCCACGACGGGCACAGACATTTCGCCTCGTACTTTGGGACGATCTGGCTACGCCCGCACTCTCCTACGATCAGCAGGTGCGCACTTTTCTGCGTTCCGTCTGGCACGAGCCCCCCGCGCCGCATCCCCCCGCCCGCGTTTGGCGGGACTGGGCGCTGGTCGCCGTGCTCGTTCCCCTTGCGGTGCTCGAAGGTGCGGTCCGGCCCGATCTGCCCTGGCGGGTGCTTTCCGTCGTGATCGTCGTGGCCACCGTGCCGACCCTGCTCTGGCGGCGCACCCGTCCACTGCTGATGATCACGCTGGCCTTTGCTGTCACCGGGGTGGCGCCGCTGGTGCTGCACGGTGCGGTGCTCAGGTCGTACACAGTGGCCTTCGTCTTGATCCTGCCCTATGCCCTGATCCGCTGGGGTTCCGGGCGGGCAGCGGTTGTCGGCATGGCCGTCGTGCTGGCGAAGATTCTGCTGAACGCCGCCTTCGGGCAGCTGAGCGCCGGTGACGTGGTGGCCGGTTTTGCGGTGATGTCGTCGGCGGTCGCCCTCGGCGTCGCGCTGCGTTTCCGGGCCGGTGCCCGGCTGCGCGAGCTTCAGCAGGTCAAGCTGCTCGAACGCGAACGCCTGGCCCGCGACCTGCACGACACCGTCGCTCACCACGTCTCCGCGATGGCCATCCGCGCCCAGGCCGGCCTCGCGACCGCACCGTCGAACCCGGAGGCAGCCACCGACGCGCTGCGGGTGATCGAAGCCGAGGCGTCCCGGGCACTCGCCGAGATGCGCGGCATGGTCCGGATCCTGCGCCTGGACGAGCCCGCGGATCTCGCGCCGGGCCCCTCCATCACCGACCTGGAAAGGCTCGCAGGCAAGCCTCGCTCCGGCCCGGCCATCGAGGTCGGAATCGCCGGCGATCTCGGTCACATCGCGCCGTCGATCGACTCCGCGATCTTCCGACTCGCCCAGGAATCGGTCACCAACGCCCGGCGTCACGCCCGCCACGCGACACGCATCGAGGTCCGCGTTTCCGCAGGACCCACCTCGGTACGCCTCCAGGTCAGCGACGACGGCGAACCCCCGCCCGGCAAAACGACCGGCGGCTACGGCCTGATCGGTATGAGTGAACGCGCGGGCCTGCTCGGCGGCACTTTCGACGCCGGTCCCGCACCGGGCCGCGGCTGGACCGTGATCGCCGTCCTCCCCCGCGCCGGAGTCACCCCGTGAGCATCCGCGTGGTCGTCGCCGATGATCAGGAAATCGTCCGGACCGGGCTCACGATGATCCTCAACTCTCAGCCGGACATCCAGGTTGTCGGCGAGGCCGCAAACGGTCACCGAGCCGTCGAACTGGCCCGGCAGCTGCGCCCGGACGTGTGCCTCTTCGACATCAGGATGCCCGGCCTCGACGGCATCGAGGCCACCCGCGCCTTGGCGGGCCCCGAGGTCCCGGATCCTCTCGCGGTGGTCGTCATCACCACCTTCGACCTCGACGAGCACGTGTACGCCGCACTGCGCGCCGGCGCCCGCGGTTTCCTCCTCAAGGACGCCGGCACGGCGATGCTGGCGCAGGCCATGCACGCCGCGGCGAACGGCGACGCGCTGATCGAGCCGAGTGTCACCGCACGGTTGCTGAAGACCTTCGCGGCGAGTGGTCCGGCGGCACCGGCGCAGCCTGTTGATGCCTTGACGCACCGCGAGGAACAGGTCCTGACCGCGGTGGCGAGCGGTCGCACCAACAGCGAGATCGCCGCGGAGCTGTTCATCACGCTCAGCACGGTGAAGACCCACATCACCAGCCTGATGACCAAGATCGGCGCACGGAACCGCGTCGAGATCGCCGTGTGGGCTTACGAGACCTACCGCGTCCGCCGCTGATCCCGCCAAAAGTACGGCTTGCGGGCCCGACCAGGGTACGAGACGACCGCAGCCCAACTTCCGATGAGGCCGGCGGTGGTGGCCGGGACGATCGGGGGCATGACAACAACCTCCGCGCGGAACACCCGGAACGCCCGGCTCGTGGTGGCCGGCCTGCTCCTGCTCACCGCGGTGCCCGTACTGGCCGGCGCTCTCCGCATCGCCACCCTGTCCGGCGCCGGGGAGGTCACGCCGGACAAGTCCTACATGGCCCTGGATCCCGCGCCCGTAGTCGTTCACATCATCGGCGCCACCCTGTTCTGCGTTCTCGGAGCCTTCCAGTTCCACCGCGGCTTCCGGCAGCGGCGCCCAGGCCGGCACCGAATCGCGGGAAGACTCGCCGCCGCCGGTGGTTTCGCCGCGGCACTGTCCGGCATCTGGATGACCCTGTTCTACCCGCTGCCCCACCACGACGGCGCCCGGTTCGGACTACTCGGCACCGAGCGGATCCTCTTCGGCACACTCATGGCAGCGGCGATCGTCATCAGCTTCCTGGCGATCCGCCGACGCAACATCGTCCGGCACCGCGCCTGGATGATGCGCGGCTACGCGATCGCCCAGGGCGCAGGCACCCAGGCAGTGATCATCGCTCCCTGGATCGCAGCCTTCGGCGACACCGACGTCGTCACCCGCGCGGTACTCATGGGCACGGCCTGGACCCTCAACCTCGCCGTAGCCGAATGGATCATCCGCCGCCGGCCGCAACACCGGGTACCGGCCCCGCAGGTCACTACCAACCCAGCGATCAGTGCGGGCCCAGCGATCAGTGCGGGCCCAGCGATCAGTGCGGGCTCGCCAGTCACTGCCGGCCCGGCGGGTCGCCGCGGCGGCATGCGCAAGCCGTGACCGGGTCAGGACAACGGGGTCCAGTCCGGAGCGATGAGCGACCAGACCTCGGTGTCGTAACGAACACCCTTGTGGATGAAGTCGCCCCGCAGCACCCCGTCGACGCTCATCCCCAACCGTCGAGCAACGTTGGAACTCGCCGTGTTGTCAGGCCGGCAATGCCACTGCACGCGATAAATCCCCCGCTGCACAATCGCCCAGTCGATCAGCAACGCCACCGCCTTGGTGATCAGCCCCCGCCCGGTACCGGCCGGCTCGAGCCAGCACCCGACCTCACAGGTGCCGAACCGCGTGTCGAAATCGACAAACATCGTCCCGCCGACCAACGTCCCGTCGAGCCAGATCCCCAAAAGCCGCCCGGTGTCGTGAGCCTGCTTGTCGGCATACCGCTGCAGGGTGGCCGTCGCGGTGGTCAGGTCGGTGCTCACACCCGCCCAAGGAATCCACGGATCA
Protein-coding regions in this window:
- a CDS encoding response regulator, coding for MSIRVVVADDQEIVRTGLTMILNSQPDIQVVGEAANGHRAVELARQLRPDVCLFDIRMPGLDGIEATRALAGPEVPDPLAVVVITTFDLDEHVYAALRAGARGFLLKDAGTAMLAQAMHAAANGDALIEPSVTARLLKTFAASGPAAPAQPVDALTHREEQVLTAVASGRTNSEIAAELFITLSTVKTHITSLMTKIGARNRVEIAVWAYETYRVRR
- a CDS encoding carbohydrate-binding domain-containing protein → MRNSGLFAFTATDHGGIVLPFKSTMSTVVSTVLATAGAVFLVPPTAAFADARGEAETGRITPAANGAFPADVTAGGGHAAEIWDRASLEVPVTTTAPATAVRVRVRQELCGAEPPWIRVHVDGVFVQTATVEPTNWTTIPFRGTWAAGPHTVRIDFTNPYYNAATCGARELFVDHVSFASAVPGRTYYVDAADGDDTNAGTSADAAWQTIGRVNDATLAPGDSVLFKSGQTFTGETLTAGQPGNTTARVTYGAYGTDTDPIFDGEGQRYPVVVNAPFVTVQDIQVRNAGDEYKIGMRVFGADALVQRITASGNAIGVQAEDGADRLHLTASRLVDNKTVINPDGLGKAQGSTDDYGASGVVVLKAHGVEIDENTMSGNIGPSADFDEDGSAVEIYGAVGTVVHHNRSIDNQTFSEIGHAETRNTTFHNNLIAANAGIDEAIGFNAQGNGKFGPVLNTRMFNNTVVLLGADSKGVVVGTGATAFLHNNIVQADYAGWSGDQKIDEGHNVYRPGAWGNDIWSDANTGQGIAPTSVTADPLFVGSGDYHLRAGSPAKDRGVSAYGSTWDLDHVARTAGTGTDAGAYELPAA
- a CDS encoding GNAT family N-acetyltransferase; protein product: MFAIDLGGGAELRPLEPWQATEFLAHMDRARETVDPWIPWAGVSTDLTTATATLQRYADKQAHDTGRLLGIWLDGTLVGGTMFVDFDTRFGTCEVGCWLEPAGTGRGLITKAVALLIDWAIVQRGIYRVQWHCRPDNTASSNVARRLGMSVDGVLRGDFIHKGVRYDTEVWSLIAPDWTPLS
- a CDS encoding sensor histidine kinase, with the protein product MRTFLRSVWHEPPAPHPPARVWRDWALVAVLVPLAVLEGAVRPDLPWRVLSVVIVVATVPTLLWRRTRPLLMITLAFAVTGVAPLVLHGAVLRSYTVAFVLILPYALIRWGSGRAAVVGMAVVLAKILLNAAFGQLSAGDVVAGFAVMSSAVALGVALRFRAGARLRELQQVKLLERERLARDLHDTVAHHVSAMAIRAQAGLATAPSNPEAATDALRVIEAEASRALAEMRGMVRILRLDEPADLAPGPSITDLERLAGKPRSGPAIEVGIAGDLGHIAPSIDSAIFRLAQESVTNARRHARHATRIEVRVSAGPTSVRLQVSDDGEPPPGKTTGGYGLIGMSERAGLLGGTFDAGPAPGRGWTVIAVLPRAGVTP
- a CDS encoding alpha-L-rhamnosidase, whose product is MAKSVPLPARKHVALAAAVVTALATISHPASAAPAPPAPKALVTAPVSVTGAHWIWYPEGDPLQSAPAATRYLRRTFTAPAGPYTDAQLVVTGDDTVDVWLNGTYLAGSPRATDSWKRARYVDLASALKSGTNTLQVAARNTSTGPAGVLGRLRVATAASTVDLVTDGSWQAANSVPESWVAAKDLGAYGAGPWRQDVAGPDNAAGSPVTLAGLTTERRADPVGIDARKPRFGWRLVSADKGQIQGRYQVTVGTTAGGSDVWDSGQIASGQSIDVAYAGPALASNRTYHWRVRVWDAQGRPSPWSPSARFDTGYFDPGAEWQAAFIGAPGGANLTGAEWIWYPEGDPAGGAPAADRFFRRTFDLASTGKATLVVTGDDTADVWVNGAKVSSSRRVADAWKRATTVDVTAQVRTGSNTIAIAATNTTASPASIVAKLTVGGTTVSTGNAWKASQSGPSGWEQPGFNDSAWPAAQVTAAYGAGPWGAQVTVPNPTPYLSKGFAVGKPVARARLFATALGLHDTYLNGAKVGAERLGPGWTDYNKRLQYRGYDVTASIKQGNNTLGALVGNGWYSGNIGFAGSQRYGTSPWYSAQLAIEYTDGTRADIRTDGSWSAAPSVIVADDLYHGEDQDARISSAAGTAVTVRSGAKPPLVAQVDPGVTVQQELRPKSITQPKPGVWIADLGQNFAGWNRLRATGPAGTRITMRHGEILNADGTLYTANLRAAQATDTFTLAGTGAAEVFEPHFTVHGYRYVELTGFPGTPTADSLTGLAAWTDGAETGTFTTSDPLVNQLQHNILWGARSNMLSIPTDCPQRDERLGWTGDIASFGATSTYNFDTHGLLDKFADDLVDAQRADGAFTDVAPAVIDGAGKAGWADAGVIVPYTIWQRYGDLSVADQHFAAMARYVDYLRSTSGADLIRDHETFGDWLNVDDNTPNDVTSTAFFGWSARLLSRMAAATGRTAEANSYGTLADQIGAAFTNRFVAADGTVGNNSQTGYVLALGFGLVPSGRTQAVADKLAAKVAARNGHLSVGFMGVENLLPVLAEYGHAATAYQILQQPDYPGWGYMNSRGATTIWERWDGIRTDGSLQDVGMNSFNHYGLGSVGDWLYRTVGGVGPAAPGYKQVLIAPKPGGTLTSATASLLTGYGQTRSEWTRSGSTLTLKVVVPPNATATVKVPASSAAAVTAPAEAVAQGYAGGTASYTLPSGSYTFTAN
- a CDS encoding DUF1684 domain-containing protein, which translates into the protein MQALELADYRAAVARIYLTATDLADFRAQRDKLFANHPQSPIPRGTAFEGINYFPPTDEFIADVDLRDAPGEIEINTDGPDGVVRYTRAGILDTPWGELSLWWLAAYGGGLFLPVRDTTCGPESYGGGRYLTDTVKGTHGRGVEMLSPTRVRLDFNYLYNPSCAYDDQWLCPLAPPENRLAVPVRAGELKYH
- a CDS encoding DUF2306 domain-containing protein, translating into MTTTSARNTRNARLVVAGLLLLTAVPVLAGALRIATLSGAGEVTPDKSYMALDPAPVVVHIIGATLFCVLGAFQFHRGFRQRRPGRHRIAGRLAAAGGFAAALSGIWMTLFYPLPHHDGARFGLLGTERILFGTLMAAAIVISFLAIRRRNIVRHRAWMMRGYAIAQGAGTQAVIIAPWIAAFGDTDVVTRAVLMGTAWTLNLAVAEWIIRRRPQHRVPAPQVTTNPAISAGPAISAGPAISAGSPVTAGPAGRRGGMRKP
- a CDS encoding zinc-dependent alcohol dehydrogenase family protein, whose translation is MRAVIYDRFGDLPEVRTVPDPEPPPGGVVVAVHATGLCRSDWHGWRGHDPDIQLPHVPGHEFAGVIAGVGAGVSDWQVGDRVTAPFILACGTCPACQAGDQQVCHRQLQPGFTHWGSFAEYVTVPHAMTNLVRVPDDLDFATAAILGCRFATSFRAVVAQGRVRAGEWVAVHGCGGVGLSAVMIAAAAGAQVVAIDVSDSALALAARSGATTTLLAPSVAAIRTATSGGPHLSIDALGSQSTLTASVESLRRRGRHVQVGLLPAVSGRPTVPMELVVAHELELLGSHGMQAHAYADLLPLIAAGKLRPSDLITGEITLEDAPAAMAAMDGPVPPGVTIIRPPTPGR